A stretch of the Malus domestica chromosome 08, GDT2T_hap1 genome encodes the following:
- the LOC139198298 gene encoding uncharacterized mitochondrial protein AtMg00820-like, protein MDSDFQLENLIVVLPVPSVSLHPMQTRSKSGIIKKKTFASFISISENSIGEPTSFKAASRVAEWQATMQDEIDALHTQHIWDSAPLPPDKNLIGCKWVYRIKKHLDGSIAKLNSIGP, encoded by the exons ATGGATTCTGATTTTCAACTAGAAAATCTCATAGTTGTTCTTCCAGTACCATCTGTGAGTTTACATCCAATGCAAACAAGATCCAAAAGTGGCATTATCAAGAAGAAAACTTTtgcatcttttatttcaatttctgaGAATTCAATTGGAGAACCTACATCATTCAAAGCTGCTAGTAGGGTTGCAGAATGGCAAGCAACTATGCAAGATGAAATTGATGCTTTACATACTCAACACATTTGGGATTCGGCTCCTCTTCCACCTGATAAGAACTTGATTGGTTGTAAGTGGGTTTATAGGATCAAGAAGCATCTAGATGGCTCTATAGCAAAG CTCAATTCAATTGGTCCTTAA